In one window of Sciurus carolinensis chromosome X, mSciCar1.2, whole genome shotgun sequence DNA:
- the LOC124971587 gene encoding histone H2B-like encodes MAEEACGLCAPPPSDGAEAMAEQACDTSSEESLKCQELEKAGPTAPPEEKKQRRGRRSRCAKRGSHSKCGDGFATYFPKMLKHIHSDLSLSRSTVSVLDSFVKDMLDRIASEASRLARQNNRVTITSREIQTAVRLLLPGEIGKHAVYEATRAVGRSHHRQ; translated from the coding sequence ATGGCTGAGGAAGCTTGTGGCTTGTGTGCTCCCCCACCGTCAGACGGTGCAGAGGCGATGGCTGAACAAGCTTGTGACACGTCTTCTGAGGAGTCCCTGAAGTGCCAAGAACTGGAGAAGGCCGGCCCAACCGCCCCACCTGAAGAGAAGAAGCAGAGGCGCGGCAGACGCTCCAGGTGCGCCAAGCGCGGTAGCCACTCCAAGTGCGGGGACGGTTTTGCCACCTATTTCCCCAAGATGCTGAAGCACATCCATTCGGACCTCAGCCTGTCCCGGTCCACCGTGAGCGTCCTGGACTCCTTCGTCAAGGACATGTTGGACCGCATCGCCAGCGAGGCCAGCCGCCTGGCCCGCCAGAACAATCGTGTGACCATCACCTCCAGAGAGATCCAGACGGCCGTGCGTCTCCTGCTGCCCGGGGAGATCGGCAAGCACGCTGTGTACGAGGCCACCAGGGCCGTCGGCAGGTCACACCACCGCCAGTGA